The following are encoded together in the Chaetodon auriga isolate fChaAug3 chromosome 6, fChaAug3.hap1, whole genome shotgun sequence genome:
- the lrrc4.2 gene encoding leucine-rich repeat-containing protein 4.2 has protein sequence MSPLGQVSVQPTWNAALLAVLSLMVPALSMCQSTGPALGSANPQNCPGVCSCTNQLNKVVCTRRGLIRVPPNIPANTRYLNLMENSIETIQADTFRHLHHLEVLQLGRNAIRQIEVGAFNGLTSLNTLELFDNRLTVIPSGAFEYLSKLRELWLRNNPIESIPSYAFNRVPSLMRLDLGELRKLEYISDGAFEGLQNLKYLNLGMCNLREFPHLSPLLGLEELEISENVFPELKPGAFRGLKNLRKLWIMNSAITTIERNAFDDITALVELNLAHNNLSSLPHNLFTPLQYLVELHLHHNPWRCDCDVVWLSWWLREYIPTNSTCCGRCHTPAHMRGRYLVEVDQTTFQCSAPFILDAPRDLNISAARVAELKCRTAAMSSVRWLLPNGTVLTHGSAHPRISVLNDGTLNFSNVLPSDTGVYTCMVSNMAGNSNASAYLNVSNAELNTSNLSYFTTVTVEVLEPTVEETPKPKPTVPASPSVFQPVFISTPTVLFENTQTPRQVSVPTARVPSGPAASLDEVMKTTKIIIGCFVAVTLLAAAMLIAFYKLRKRHQQRSTVAAARTIEIIQMEEEVPPVPPPTSGSSGSDDTGLVLPTLVEHNSNTFKPGYVSSSSSSRQGGYGAHWTQNNSLHRSVRQHHSHISTIADPYVIKTTHGKEKVQETQI, from the coding sequence ATGAGTCCTCTGGGCCAGGTTAGTGTGCAGCCTACCTGGAACGCAGCCCTGCTTGCCGTGCTCTCCCTCATGGTGCCTGCTCTCAGTATGTGCCAGTCCACAGGCCCTGCGTTGGGCTCGGCTAACCCACAGAACTGTCCAGGTGTGTGCTCCTGCACTAACCAGCTCAACAAGGTGGTGTGTACCCGCCGAGGGCTGATTAGGGTTCCTCCGAACATCCCAGCCAACACCAGGTACCTGAACCTGATGGAAAACAGCATAGAGACCATTCAGGCAGATACCTTCAGGCACCTGCATCACCTGGAGGTTCTGCAGTTGGGCAGAAATGCTATCAGACAGATTGAAGTGGGGGCCTTCAATGGCCTGACCAGTCTCAATACTCTGGAGCTGTTCGACAACAGACTGACTGTCATACCCAGTGGAGCTTTTGAGTACCTGTCAAAGTTGAGAGAGTTGTGGCTCAGAAACAATCCCATTGAGAGCATCCCCTCTTATGCCTTCAACCGTGTCCCCTCCCTCATGAGACTGGACCTGGGAGAACTGAGGAAGTTGGAGTACATCTCTGATGGGGCATTCGAGGGCCTTCAAAACCTCAAGTACCTCAACTTGGGGATGTGCAACCTGCGGGAGTTTCCCCATCTTTCTCCACTGTTGGGATTGGAGGAACTAGAAATATCAGAGAATGTTTTCCCAGAACTGAAGCCTGGAGCCTTCCGTGGGCTTAAGAATTTACGTAAACTGTGGATTATGAACTCTGCCATCACTACCATTGAGAGGAACGCATTTGATGACATTACAGCCTTGGTGGAGCTAAACTTAGCCCATAATAACCTGTCATCCCTCCCTCATAACCTCTTCACCCCTCTACAGTACCTGGTGGAGTTACACCTGCATCACAACCCTTGGCGATGTGACTGTGATGTAGTGTGGCTCTCCTGGTGGCTTAGAGAATACATTCCCACAAATTCCACCTGCTGTGGACGCTGCCACACCCCCGCCCACATGAGAGGACGATACCTCGTGGAAGTTGATCAGACCACCTTTCAGTGTTCGGCACCATTCATACTCGATGCGCCTAGAGATCTGAACATCTCGGCTGCGAGGGTGGCAGAACTGAAGTGTCGCACAGCTGCCATGAGCTCAGTCCGATGGCTTCTCCCCAATGGGACTGTATTGACCCATGGCTCAGCTCATCCACGGATATCTGTCCTTAATGACGGGACACTCAACTTCTCCAATGTTCTCCCATCAGACACGGGGGTCTACACCTGCATGGTGAGCAACATGGCAGGAAATTCCAATGCTTCAGCCTACCTAAATGTCAGCAATGCCGAACTCAACACGTCTAATCTGTCCTATTTTACCACCGTAACAGTGGAAGTTTTGGAGCCCACAGTGGAGGAGACCCCTAAACCCAAGCCAACTGTCCCTGCCTCACCCTCTGTGTTTCAGCCCGTCTTCATCTCCACACCTACTGTGCTGTTCGAAAACACTCAGACTCCAAGGCAGGTGTCAGTCCCCACTGCCAGAGTCCCTAGTGGGCCAGCCGCCAGCCTGGATGAGGTGATGAAAACCACCAAAATCATCATtggctgttttgttgctgttacCTTGCTGGCAGCTGCCATGTTGATAGCATTCTATAAGTTGCGTAAGCGGCATCAACAGAGGAGCACTGTGGCAGCAGCCAGGACCATAGAAATCAtacagatggaggaagaggttCCTCCTGTTCCACCACCCACCTCCGGATCTAGTGGCTCTGATGACACAGGGTTGGTACTGCCTACATTAGTggaacacaacagcaacacctTTAAGCCTGGGTatgtgtcctcctcctcctcatcccgcCAAGGGGGCTACGGAGCCCACTGGACCCAGAACAACTCTCTTCATCGCTCAGTGAGACAGCATCACAGCCACATCAGCACCATTGCTGATCCCTACGTCATTAAGACTACTCACGGCAAGGAGAAGGTTCAAGAGACCCAAATCTGA